The following are encoded together in the Mumia sp. Pv4-285 genome:
- a CDS encoding FlgD immunoglobulin-like domain containing protein produces the protein MRRALVPALAVALLPFGAVSPAEAGTASPNVVKPGGSATLTFTLPDAIPSGVVEVRPAGRSEVVVSLPLIDLPAGDVSAVWDGRATGGALVADGAYTASIRAAVDGSAPVDSATVRANFVAPRAAAAPSASAGTVFPYVDGYGDAVTLTGPAPTSEVTSTSSLQVLNGAGAVVWSSAARSARWTGRTTAGAILPKGTYRARSRFVDTDGLVGYSPARNVAVSAKRLVTVTENVTVSPHAFLWRSYVGKCGKIVKPARKGKAWRRSLAVSSNHRCTSKGRRSITEAYFAGRGTGVHDYRSFTVKAVGGGHTKARKNSALGFGVTAAWDDISKTRRLSPKFGTRTVFSASGSALRRYVDREGWITWTIGTAYTGRYDVKAFRIRTAYRVLVDPTARRARVAPTAGFQAHG, from the coding sequence ATGCGTCGCGCCCTTGTCCCTGCCCTCGCCGTTGCCCTGCTGCCGTTCGGGGCGGTCTCGCCCGCCGAGGCCGGCACGGCGAGCCCGAACGTCGTCAAACCCGGCGGGTCGGCGACCCTCACCTTCACGCTTCCCGACGCCATCCCCTCGGGTGTGGTCGAGGTCCGCCCGGCGGGCAGGTCCGAGGTGGTCGTGTCGCTGCCGCTGATCGACCTTCCGGCCGGTGACGTGAGCGCGGTCTGGGACGGCCGCGCCACCGGCGGCGCCCTGGTCGCCGACGGCGCCTACACCGCCAGCATCCGCGCCGCCGTCGACGGATCGGCCCCCGTCGACTCCGCCACCGTCCGCGCCAACTTCGTCGCACCGCGTGCGGCCGCGGCGCCGAGTGCGTCCGCCGGCACGGTCTTCCCGTACGTCGACGGCTACGGCGATGCCGTCACGCTCACCGGCCCCGCCCCGACGAGCGAGGTCACGTCGACCTCCTCGCTGCAGGTTCTCAACGGTGCCGGCGCCGTCGTGTGGTCCAGCGCCGCGCGCAGCGCGCGCTGGACCGGGCGCACCACCGCCGGAGCCATCCTGCCGAAGGGCACGTACCGCGCGCGCTCGCGCTTCGTCGACACCGACGGCCTCGTCGGCTACAGCCCGGCGCGGAACGTCGCCGTGTCCGCGAAGCGACTCGTGACGGTCACGGAGAACGTCACCGTGTCGCCGCATGCGTTCCTGTGGCGCTCGTACGTCGGCAAGTGCGGCAAGATCGTGAAGCCCGCCCGCAAGGGCAAGGCGTGGCGCCGGTCGCTCGCGGTGTCGAGCAACCACCGCTGCACGAGCAAGGGGAGGCGCTCGATCACGGAGGCCTACTTCGCCGGTCGCGGAACCGGCGTCCACGACTACCGCTCGTTCACGGTCAAGGCAGTCGGCGGCGGCCACACCAAGGCGCGCAAGAACTCCGCGCTCGGGTTCGGGGTCACCGCAGCGTGGGACGACATCAGCAAGACGCGCCGGCTGTCGCCGAAGTTCGGCACGCGCACCGTCTTCTCGGCGTCGGGTTCCGCGTTGCGTCGCTACGTGGACCGCGAGGGATGGATCACCTGGACCATCGGCACGGCGTACACCGGTCGCTACGACGTGAAGGCGTTCCGCATCCGCACCGCGTACCGCGTCCTCGTCGACCCGACCGCCCGCCGCGCGCGCGTCGCCCCGACCGCGGGCTTCCAGGCCCACGGCTGA
- a CDS encoding ornithine cyclodeaminase family protein, translated as MAELLTDTAVLATLRAPDAVRWMKEAAVAAHRGDLHAPARVAADIGAGALVVTAGHLDGSWYGYRAYDTLGLVAGEQVVVVHDAEAGRVHALAIGAELGPRRTGALGGAAADVLANPGASRLALIGAGTQAWTQLWAIAAVRELAEVRVFARDQGHRAGFARRAEEHFRVPCTAVTSARDAVDGADMVVCATPSASPVVALDWLAPGAYVATLGPKQRDRHEIGTDLLDAADVVVTDSRAQALGYDPPSTVVGTRVEHHLQELGAVLDGAAAGRTSQDQLCLFYSVGLAGTEPYLLAKLTGLD; from the coding sequence ATGGCCGAGCTGCTGACCGACACCGCCGTTCTCGCGACCCTGAGGGCGCCGGACGCGGTGCGCTGGATGAAGGAGGCCGCCGTCGCCGCGCACCGCGGCGACCTCCACGCGCCCGCTCGCGTCGCCGCCGACATCGGTGCGGGCGCGCTGGTCGTGACGGCCGGGCACCTCGACGGGTCCTGGTACGGCTACCGCGCGTACGACACCCTTGGGCTCGTCGCGGGCGAGCAGGTCGTCGTGGTCCACGACGCCGAGGCCGGCCGCGTCCACGCGCTCGCGATCGGGGCCGAGCTCGGCCCGCGCCGTACGGGTGCCCTCGGGGGCGCCGCCGCCGACGTTCTCGCGAACCCGGGGGCCAGCCGGCTCGCGCTGATCGGAGCAGGCACGCAGGCATGGACACAGCTCTGGGCGATCGCCGCCGTGCGCGAGCTCGCCGAGGTGCGGGTGTTCGCCCGCGACCAAGGCCACCGAGCCGGATTCGCGCGCCGGGCCGAGGAGCACTTCCGCGTCCCGTGCACCGCCGTCACGTCTGCGCGCGACGCGGTCGACGGGGCCGACATGGTGGTCTGCGCCACCCCGAGCGCGAGCCCGGTCGTGGCGCTCGACTGGCTCGCGCCCGGGGCGTACGTCGCCACCCTCGGGCCGAAGCAGAGGGACCGGCACGAGATCGGGACTGACCTCCTCGACGCCGCCGACGTGGTCGTCACCGACTCGCGCGCCCAGGCGCTCGGGTACGACCCGCCGAGCACGGTGGTCGGGACCCGCGTCGAGCACCACCTCCAGGAGCTCGGCGCCGTCCTCGACGGAGCGGCGGCCGGGAGGACGTCGCAGGACCAGCTCTGCCTCTTCTACTCGGTGGGGCTCGCAGGCACCGAGCCGTACCTGCTGGCGAAGCTCACCGGGCTGGACTGA
- a CDS encoding Ig-like domain repeat protein, whose translation MGRSLVHGLVAAGLAMSAVVAVPLAAAAEDAPLRSGDGWTVTDLGGAYEVTVELDEPLPIRSDAPTIEADGHAVGLAAESADGSSLTAITSDASVLSATTLEPGWSSVESVDLEDAAAGRQAVVDAPDVSEAQTKITDDPAALGSYAWDEDIYDFGDQALDLASIGGIRGEVRGKVYLPRTGGARPVVIFMHGRHSSCSQGTPNPNRWPCGPDQVRIPSYQGYDGAARALASHGYAVVSISANAINANDNQLSIDYGQLTRGQLTLDTLSLLKDADAGKAISLHDDALDRDVTLDQALADTDDEMLDSAHEASLTAGDLVGRFDFSNIGLMGHSRGGEGVASAAVLNAALDEPWAIRSVLPLAPVDFNRFTIPDVTMMTLLPYCDGDVSNQQGQHMFDDSRYAFDDDVLRSAMWVMGANHNFFNTVWTPGVYPYSVSDDWSRSTDPVCGTAEAVAGTSIRMTPSDQYDVGTALVAGFFRLTLGEEEQLLPIFDGTGAVAGDLVGKDVRTTAVQAPSARTDIETFTEAGNTLRPYGTGSIAVCASQSGRPVSQPLPGCATTALASAQVPHWAAMRWSEDVPASPMGRFAWTSATGEVRITVPKGARDASSYDRLSLKVAADESVAAATDLAITLVDGSGATVTTKVSELNPLALQRLPISTGTGAAMLGKIVLQQVNLPLGGLGIDVADLREVRLGAGTEAAGAVLLSDLALESTSLGNPESRTRSSVNVGAQRVDEGRGPGTVDVAVALDRPSDEPVVAYASVLGTASATSKVGRAMQKVVFAPGEVCKVVSGPTYGDADPSAAANVDFRVTVTNTGGGVMGTGALDWLTVREDDGLTGTASPLPAVGTPGDACAELAARDTAHALTVSDPTPAAEETTTVAGTGFRAGESVAFTLGGAPAGSATADAAGEVSYDLAVPEGTPTGPLAVTASGAGSLRVAAADLTVLTTTTTTLAIDPALPVINEPVTMTATVTGASDGTVTFTDGATTLGTAEVVDGTATFEATGLKAGTHTLAASFAATASADASTSDPISLTLEKGRSTIALVLSGSTSTFGTAVRGQVAVAGSPDGTVQIGYGSARRSVRLTDGRASFALPATLSPGSYAITATFLGTDEVDASSTAKASLRVAKKSTTATVSSKASVKRGKRLTVTAKVRGAVAGAQPTGTVKVYVKSGGGAYKVVKTVRLTVSKKGTVKVAYKAPTAKRLRVKVVYSGDTRYGASTSAVKVVTVKR comes from the coding sequence ATGGGCCGGAGCCTCGTGCACGGCCTGGTGGCGGCAGGACTCGCCATGAGCGCCGTCGTCGCCGTCCCGCTGGCTGCCGCAGCCGAGGACGCACCCCTGCGCTCGGGCGACGGCTGGACCGTCACCGACCTCGGCGGGGCCTACGAGGTCACGGTCGAGCTCGACGAGCCGCTCCCGATCAGGTCGGACGCGCCCACCATCGAGGCCGACGGTCACGCCGTGGGGCTCGCGGCGGAGTCCGCCGACGGCAGCAGCCTCACGGCCATCACCTCCGACGCGTCCGTGCTGAGCGCGACGACGCTCGAACCCGGCTGGTCGAGCGTCGAGAGTGTCGACCTCGAGGACGCCGCGGCCGGCCGTCAGGCCGTCGTCGATGCGCCGGACGTCTCCGAGGCGCAGACCAAGATCACGGACGACCCGGCCGCGCTCGGCTCGTACGCGTGGGACGAGGACATCTACGACTTCGGCGACCAGGCCCTCGACCTGGCCTCGATCGGCGGGATCCGTGGCGAGGTGCGCGGCAAGGTCTATCTCCCCCGCACCGGCGGAGCGCGCCCCGTCGTCATCTTCATGCACGGCCGCCACAGCTCCTGCTCGCAGGGCACCCCCAACCCGAACCGCTGGCCGTGCGGCCCGGACCAGGTCCGGATCCCCAGCTACCAGGGGTACGACGGCGCCGCGCGGGCCCTCGCCAGCCACGGCTACGCGGTGGTGTCGATCTCGGCCAACGCGATCAACGCCAACGACAACCAGCTGTCGATCGACTACGGCCAGCTGACCCGCGGCCAGCTGACGCTCGACACCCTCTCGCTGCTGAAGGACGCCGACGCGGGCAAGGCGATCTCGCTGCACGACGACGCGCTCGACCGTGACGTCACCCTCGACCAGGCGCTCGCCGACACCGACGACGAGATGCTCGACTCCGCCCACGAGGCGTCGCTGACCGCCGGTGACCTCGTCGGCCGCTTCGACTTCTCCAACATCGGCCTCATGGGTCACTCGCGCGGAGGCGAGGGCGTGGCGTCGGCTGCGGTGCTCAACGCCGCTCTCGACGAGCCGTGGGCGATCAGGTCCGTCCTGCCGCTCGCACCGGTCGACTTCAACCGGTTCACGATCCCCGACGTCACGATGATGACCCTGCTGCCGTACTGCGACGGCGACGTCTCCAACCAGCAGGGCCAGCACATGTTCGACGACTCGCGCTACGCGTTCGACGACGACGTGCTCCGCTCGGCGATGTGGGTGATGGGCGCGAACCACAACTTCTTCAACACCGTCTGGACCCCCGGCGTCTACCCGTACTCGGTCTCGGACGACTGGAGCCGCTCCACCGACCCGGTCTGCGGCACTGCCGAGGCCGTCGCCGGTACGAGCATCCGGATGACGCCGTCCGACCAGTACGACGTCGGCACCGCGCTCGTCGCCGGCTTCTTCCGTCTGACGCTGGGCGAGGAGGAGCAGCTCCTGCCGATCTTCGACGGTACGGGTGCGGTCGCCGGCGACCTCGTCGGCAAGGACGTGCGTACGACCGCCGTCCAGGCACCGTCCGCGCGCACGGACATCGAGACGTTCACCGAGGCCGGCAACACCCTGCGCCCGTACGGCACCGGCTCGATCGCGGTCTGCGCCAGCCAGTCGGGACGCCCGGTGTCGCAGCCGCTGCCGGGCTGCGCGACCACCGCGCTCGCCAGCGCGCAGGTCCCGCACTGGGCCGCGATGCGGTGGAGCGAGGACGTCCCGGCGTCACCGATGGGCAGGTTCGCGTGGACCAGCGCCACCGGCGAGGTGCGCATCACGGTCCCGAAGGGCGCGCGTGACGCCTCGTCGTACGACCGGCTCTCGCTGAAGGTCGCCGCGGACGAGTCCGTCGCGGCTGCGACCGACCTGGCGATCACCCTGGTCGACGGTTCGGGTGCCACGGTGACCACGAAGGTGTCGGAGCTCAACCCGCTCGCGCTCCAGCGTCTGCCGATCAGCACGGGAACCGGCGCGGCCATGCTCGGCAAGATCGTGCTCCAGCAGGTGAACCTGCCGCTGGGCGGCCTCGGCATCGACGTCGCCGACCTGCGTGAGGTCCGGCTCGGCGCCGGTACGGAAGCGGCCGGTGCGGTGCTCCTGTCGGACCTCGCGCTCGAGTCGACCTCGCTCGGCAACCCCGAGTCGAGGACGCGGTCCTCGGTGAACGTCGGCGCCCAGCGCGTCGACGAAGGCCGCGGACCGGGCACGGTCGACGTCGCTGTCGCGCTCGACCGTCCGTCGGACGAGCCGGTGGTGGCCTACGCCTCGGTGCTCGGCACGGCCAGCGCCACGTCGAAGGTCGGCCGCGCGATGCAGAAGGTCGTCTTCGCTCCAGGTGAGGTGTGCAAGGTCGTCTCCGGTCCCACCTACGGCGATGCCGACCCGTCCGCAGCCGCGAACGTCGACTTCCGGGTCACGGTCACCAACACCGGTGGCGGAGTGATGGGCACCGGGGCGCTCGACTGGCTGACCGTCCGCGAGGACGACGGCCTGACCGGTACGGCGTCGCCTCTGCCGGCGGTCGGGACGCCGGGTGACGCCTGCGCCGAGCTCGCTGCCCGCGACACCGCGCACGCGCTCACCGTGAGCGATCCGACTCCCGCGGCGGAGGAGACCACGACGGTCGCGGGGACCGGATTCCGTGCAGGCGAGTCGGTGGCGTTCACGCTCGGCGGCGCGCCGGCGGGATCGGCGACGGCCGACGCGGCGGGTGAGGTGTCGTACGACCTCGCGGTGCCGGAGGGGACGCCGACCGGACCGCTCGCGGTGACAGCCTCCGGCGCGGGTTCGCTGCGCGTGGCCGCGGCTGACCTCACGGTGCTCACCACCACGACGACCACGCTCGCGATCGACCCGGCGCTGCCGGTGATCAACGAGCCGGTCACCATGACGGCGACGGTCACCGGGGCGTCGGACGGCACGGTGACGTTCACCGACGGCGCCACGACCCTCGGGACCGCCGAGGTCGTCGACGGCACCGCGACGTTCGAGGCGACCGGCCTGAAGGCCGGCACGCACACCCTCGCGGCATCGTTCGCCGCCACGGCGAGCGCCGACGCCTCGACCTCGGACCCGATCTCGCTGACGCTCGAGAAGGGGAGGTCGACGATCGCGCTCGTCCTCTCCGGGAGCACCAGCACGTTCGGGACCGCGGTGCGCGGACAGGTCGCGGTCGCGGGCTCCCCTGACGGCACGGTGCAGATCGGGTACGGGTCCGCGAGGCGGAGCGTGCGCCTGACCGACGGCCGTGCGAGCTTCGCCCTGCCGGCGACGCTCTCCCCCGGCTCGTACGCGATCACGGCGACGTTCCTCGGCACCGACGAGGTCGACGCCAGCTCCACGGCGAAGGCGTCGCTGCGGGTGGCGAAGAAGTCGACCACGGCGACCGTCTCCTCGAAGGCGTCGGTCAAGCGCGGCAAGAGGCTGACGGTCACCGCGAAGGTGCGTGGCGCTGTCGCCGGGGCCCAGCCGACCGGCACGGTGAAGGTGTACGTCAAGAGCGGCGGCGGAGCGTACAAGGTCGTCAAGACCGTACGCCTGACCGTCTCGAAGAAGGGCACCGTCAAGGTCGCCTACAAGGCACCGACCGCGAAGAGGCTGCGTGTGAAGGTCGTCTACAGCGGTGACACCCGGTACGGCGCGAGCACCTCCGCGGTGAAGGTGGTGACCGTCAAGCGCTGA
- a CDS encoding MetQ/NlpA family ABC transporter substrate-binding protein codes for MSDQTPQIAPPKSRKGVWIVAAVVALAVVVGVFFAVRGGGDDAAAGTTKVKLGVVGASDPYWKTFEDEAAKEDIDLEVVDFADYAQPNPSVSEGEIDINQFQHIIYLADYNVKNDDDLYPIGSTAIYPLGLYSEKVDSPDQIEDGDTVVVPDDDTNQARALLLLQSAGLITLKDGGSPFSTLNDVEDSSRVKVQAIKADLTPTSLPDVAAAVINNDFVEKAGLKFSDAIVTDDASDPSAQPYVNIFAVRAEDKDNATYRKLVEIYQNSQPVIDGVQEVSGNTAEIVKIPGTELEGTLQDVQSQIEAQ; via the coding sequence ATGTCCGACCAGACCCCGCAGATCGCACCGCCGAAGTCACGCAAGGGGGTGTGGATCGTCGCTGCGGTCGTCGCGCTCGCGGTCGTCGTCGGCGTCTTCTTCGCCGTCCGCGGTGGAGGCGACGACGCTGCCGCCGGCACCACGAAGGTCAAGCTCGGTGTCGTCGGCGCGAGCGACCCGTACTGGAAGACGTTCGAGGACGAGGCCGCCAAGGAGGACATCGACCTCGAGGTCGTCGACTTCGCCGACTACGCACAGCCGAACCCGTCGGTCAGCGAGGGCGAGATCGACATCAACCAGTTCCAGCACATCATCTATCTCGCCGACTACAACGTGAAGAACGACGACGACCTCTACCCGATCGGGTCGACGGCGATCTACCCGCTCGGCCTCTACTCGGAGAAGGTCGACTCGCCGGACCAGATCGAGGACGGCGACACCGTCGTCGTGCCGGACGACGACACGAACCAGGCACGGGCGCTGCTGCTGCTCCAGTCGGCCGGCCTCATCACGTTGAAGGACGGCGGCAGCCCGTTCTCGACGCTCAACGACGTCGAGGACTCCTCGCGCGTGAAGGTCCAGGCGATCAAGGCCGACCTCACTCCGACCTCGCTGCCGGACGTCGCGGCCGCGGTCATCAACAACGACTTCGTCGAGAAGGCCGGCCTGAAGTTCTCCGACGCCATCGTCACCGACGACGCGAGCGACCCGAGCGCCCAGCCGTACGTGAACATCTTCGCCGTGCGCGCCGAGGACAAGGACAACGCGACCTACCGCAAGCTGGTCGAGATCTACCAGAACAGCCAGCCGGTCATCGACGGCGTCCAGGAGGTCTCGGGCAACACGGCGGAGATCGTGAAGATCCCCGGCACGGAGCTCGAGGGCACCCTGCAGGACGTCCAGTCGCAGATCGAGGCGCAGTAG
- a CDS encoding GNAT family N-acetyltransferase: protein MQLREAGPDDADALTACEEAAYVTGLAHVFGDLTWPEAAIRRRWVDELDEPGVTTLVADADGGGVLGFAAYDAQVLRHLGIVPGAWGSGLAVGLHDEALRRHGDRPIRLWVIEENARARRFYERLGWVLDGRRTASEWPPHPVQVGYSLGGFTARVDHSHLFRGAVVVVDVGPAVETTDLDPIGITFADGSYARASVLQDGRRALVLAVDAYATAAGTTLGPRMWVVRGIEEGENVRRLRTGSPLGG from the coding sequence ATGCAGCTCCGTGAGGCCGGGCCCGATGACGCCGACGCGCTGACCGCGTGCGAGGAGGCGGCGTACGTCACGGGGTTGGCGCACGTCTTCGGCGACCTGACGTGGCCGGAGGCCGCGATCCGGCGCCGATGGGTCGACGAGCTCGACGAGCCCGGTGTCACGACGCTCGTCGCCGACGCGGACGGTGGTGGTGTCCTCGGGTTCGCGGCGTACGACGCTCAGGTGCTGCGACACCTCGGGATCGTCCCCGGTGCCTGGGGGAGCGGCCTCGCGGTCGGTCTTCACGACGAGGCGCTGCGGCGGCACGGGGATCGCCCGATCCGACTGTGGGTGATCGAGGAGAACGCGCGTGCGCGCCGCTTCTACGAGCGCCTCGGCTGGGTGCTCGACGGGCGACGCACGGCGAGCGAGTGGCCTCCGCACCCGGTGCAGGTCGGGTACAGCCTCGGTGGGTTCACGGCCCGGGTCGACCACAGCCACCTCTTCAGGGGTGCGGTGGTCGTGGTCGACGTCGGGCCGGCCGTCGAGACGACCGACCTCGACCCGATCGGGATCACGTTCGCCGACGGGTCGTACGCCCGCGCGTCCGTGCTGCAGGACGGGCGCCGCGCTCTGGTGCTCGCGGTCGACGCGTACGCCACGGCTGCCGGCACGACGCTCGGTCCCCGGATGTGGGTGGTGCGCGGGATCGAGGAGGGCGAGAACGTGCGCCGACTGAGGACGGGTTCTCCTCTCGGCGGGTGA
- a CDS encoding methionine ABC transporter permease yields MSDLWPLFWESTWQTLYIVVIALVLGGIVGMVLGMALYVTRPSGLYPNRAVSVVLNVFVNFFRPIPFVILIAALQPLARLVVGIGIGNRAIIFAMTFAAAFGISRIVEQNLVTVDPGVIEAARSMGASRLRIIRTVLVPEALGPLILGYTFAFVAIVDMSAIAGVIGGGGLGNFALQYGYRQFDTVVTWTAVIMIVLIVQVVQFGGNFLARRVLRR; encoded by the coding sequence ATGAGCGACCTCTGGCCGCTGTTCTGGGAGTCGACCTGGCAGACGCTCTACATCGTCGTCATCGCGCTCGTCCTCGGTGGCATCGTCGGGATGGTCCTCGGCATGGCTTTGTACGTCACGCGCCCTTCGGGTCTCTATCCGAACCGAGCGGTGAGCGTCGTCCTCAACGTGTTCGTCAACTTCTTCCGTCCGATCCCGTTCGTCATCCTCATCGCGGCCCTGCAGCCGTTGGCGCGGCTGGTGGTCGGCATCGGGATCGGCAACCGGGCGATCATCTTCGCCATGACGTTCGCGGCGGCCTTCGGGATCTCGCGCATCGTCGAGCAGAACCTCGTCACGGTCGACCCGGGGGTCATCGAGGCGGCGCGGTCGATGGGGGCGAGCCGGCTGCGGATCATCCGCACCGTGCTGGTTCCCGAGGCGCTCGGCCCGCTGATCCTCGGCTACACCTTCGCGTTCGTCGCCATCGTCGACATGTCGGCGATCGCGGGCGTGATCGGCGGCGGCGGGCTCGGCAACTTCGCCCTGCAGTACGGCTACCGGCAGTTCGACACCGTCGTCACCTGGACCGCGGTGATCATGATCGTGCTCATCGTGCAGGTGGTGCAGTTCGGCGGCAACTTCCTCGCCCGTCGCGTGCTGCGCCGCTGA
- a CDS encoding methionine ABC transporter ATP-binding protein, whose protein sequence is MALVEMRGVSKVFPAASRNGTAVRAIDDVDLDVEAGDIYGIVGYSGAGKSTLIRLVNALESATSGSIRVDGTEITGLRERQLQRVRLGIGMIFQQFNLLRSRTVYGNVAYPLQVAGVGKAEAHERVAELLQFVGLAEKAHTYTDQLSGGQKQRVGIARALAISPKLLLADESTSALDPETTQEVLGLLRRVNAELGITIMVITHEMEVVKSIAHKVAVMEDGRIVERGPVFDVFSEPQQPVTRRFVSTIIDDVPDRDALAALHARHPGRFVRIAFRDESVPQAEVFAELIRRDVTFELVHGGMEDVGGRTFGNLTLSLRGTDPDVDAALAAIGSRVETRELR, encoded by the coding sequence ATGGCTCTCGTCGAGATGCGTGGCGTCTCGAAGGTGTTCCCGGCAGCGTCGCGCAACGGCACCGCCGTACGCGCGATCGATGACGTCGACCTCGACGTCGAGGCCGGGGACATCTACGGGATAGTCGGCTACTCCGGCGCCGGCAAGTCCACCCTGATCCGCCTGGTCAACGCGCTGGAGAGCGCGACGTCCGGGTCGATCCGGGTGGACGGCACGGAGATCACCGGCCTGCGCGAACGGCAGCTTCAGAGGGTCCGGCTGGGGATCGGGATGATCTTCCAGCAGTTCAACCTTCTCCGGTCGCGCACGGTCTACGGCAACGTCGCCTACCCGCTCCAGGTCGCCGGAGTCGGCAAGGCCGAGGCGCACGAGCGCGTCGCCGAGCTGCTCCAGTTCGTCGGTCTCGCGGAGAAGGCGCACACGTACACCGACCAGCTCTCGGGTGGCCAGAAGCAGCGCGTCGGCATCGCCCGGGCGCTGGCGATCTCACCGAAGCTGCTGCTCGCGGACGAGTCCACCAGCGCGCTCGACCCCGAGACCACGCAGGAGGTGCTCGGGCTGCTGCGCCGCGTCAACGCAGAGCTGGGCATCACGATCATGGTCATCACCCACGAGATGGAGGTCGTGAAGTCGATCGCCCACAAGGTGGCCGTGATGGAGGACGGACGCATCGTCGAGCGCGGGCCCGTGTTCGACGTCTTCTCTGAGCCGCAGCAGCCCGTGACGCGCAGGTTCGTGTCGACGATCATCGACGACGTACCCGACCGGGACGCGTTGGCCGCGCTGCACGCCCGTCACCCTGGCCGGTTCGTCCGCATCGCCTTCCGCGACGAGAGCGTCCCGCAGGCCGAGGTGTTCGCCGAGCTGATCCGGCGTGACGTGACCTTCGAGCTGGTCCACGGCGGCATGGAGGACGTCGGCGGCCGTACGTTCGGCAACCTCACGCTGTCCCTGCGAGGCACCGACCCCGACGTCGATGCCGCGCTCGCCGCGATCGGCTCCCGCGTCGAGACGAGGGAGCTGCGATGA